From Triticum aestivum cultivar Chinese Spring chromosome 4A, IWGSC CS RefSeq v2.1, whole genome shotgun sequence, a single genomic window includes:
- the LOC123087303 gene encoding CSC1-like protein RXW8 isoform X1, whose product MKVGALLTSAGINIGLCILFLSFYSVLRKQPQNVKVYFGRRIAEQHKRLRGAFILERFVPSPSWIVRSLQCTEDEILSTAGLDAVVFNRVLVFSIRIFSLAAILCLFGVLPLNYFGQDMQHERIPSASLETFTIGNMKEKSIWLWVHCVVLYIISGVACFLLYMEYKHIARLRLLHLVRTTTNRSHFTVLVRGIPKSTHESFNNAVESFFTTYHAPSYLSHQVVYKVGKLQKIVTGAKKVYRKFKHFKGTTVDQTCRSVTYRCCLCGVSSNSFQLLPTEEQEREKPCVKNSNLNLPAEECSAAFVFFKTRYAALIVSKILQTSNPMKWVTSLAPEPKDMYWSNLWLPYKQLWIRRIATLLGSIVFMFIFLVPVTFIQGLTQLEQLQQRLPFLKGLLKGKIMTQLVTGYLPSVILQIFLYTVPPTMMLFATLEGPISHSERKKSACCKVLYFSIWNVFFVNVLSGSAINQLNALSRPKDIPMELARAIPLQATFFTTYVLTSGWASLSSEVMQLFGLIWNFVRKYILRMKEDSDFILSFPYHTELPKVLLFGLLGFTCSVLAPLILPFLLLYFFLAYIVYRNQFINVYCTRYDTGGLYWPIAYNATIFSLVLTQIICLGVFGLKESPVAAGFTVPLIIITLLFNQYCRMRLLPLFGTFPAQVLIDMDREDEQSGRMDEIHKGLHSAYCQSTDTESADDISLERVQAISTTDEDGSGSSGEPSGKESVGQPVTDLSHPTLKGLPVERLWRAVRSLGFMIRLQKRGVSA is encoded by the exons ATGAAAGTTGGTGCTCTTCTGACCTCTGCTGGAATCAACATTGGTCTCTGTATACTTTTTCTGTCATTCTATTCCGTTCTGAGAAAGCAGCCACAGAATGTTAAGGTCTATTTTGGGAGAAGGATTGCTGAGCAGCATAAGCGGCTCCGAGGGGCTTTTATTTTGGAGAGATTTGTTCCATCCCCTAGCTGGATTGTGAGAAGTCTGCAATGCACGGAAGATGAGATCCTATCTACTGCTGGGTTGGATGCAGTTGTTTTCAATAGAGTTCTAGTATTTAG CATACGCATATTCTCATTAGCTGCCATTCTTTGTTTATTTGGAGTTCTCCCCTTGAATTATTTTGGACAAGATATGCAGCATGAACGGATTCCTTCAGCATCATTGGAGACATTTACAATAGGAAATATGAAAGAGAAATCAATATG GCTCTGGGTCCATTGCGTCGTGCTGTACATCATATCTGGTGTAGCTTGCTTTCTTCTATATATG GAATACAAGCATATTGCTAGACTGAGGTTGCTTCATCTTGTTCGAACAACGACCAACCGTAGCCACTTTACTGTCCTTGTCCGTGGGATACCAAAGTCAACTCATGAATCATTCAACAACGCTGTTGAGAGTTTCTTTACAACGTACCATGCACCGAGTTACCTATCCCATCAAGTTGTTTATAAAGTTGGTAAACTTCAGAAGATAGTG ACGGGTGCGAAGAAGGTTTATAGGAAGTTCAAGCATTTTAAGGGTACCACAGTCGATCAGACATGCAGATCCGTGACATATCGATGTTGTCTTTGTGGGGTGTCATCAAATTCGTTCCAGTTGTTGCCCACTGAAGAGCAAGAAAGGGAAAAACCTTGTGTGAAAAATTCAAACTTGAACTTACCTGCCGAG GAATGCTCTGCTGCTTTTGTATTTTTCAAAACGCGGTATGCAGCGCTAATTGTATCCAAAATTCTCCAGACATCCAATCCTATGAAATGGGTCACTAGTCTGGCCCCAGAACCTAAAGACATGTACTGGTCAAATCTTTGGTTACCGTACAAGCAGCTTTGGATTCGCCGCATAGCTACACTTCTTGGTTCTATTGTTTTTATGTTCATTTTTCTTGTACCTGTGACATTTATACAAGGTCTAACTCAGCTGGAACAGCTGCAGCAAAGGCTCCCTTTCCTGAAAGGGTTATTGAAAGG GAAAATCATGACCCAGCTAGTAACTGGATACCTTCCCAGTGTGATCTTGCAAATATTTTTATATACTGTCCCCCCGACCATGATGCTATTTGCGACACTAGAGGGACCTATTTCTCACAGTGAAAGGAAGAAAAGTGCCTGTTGTAAAGTATTATACTTCTCCATTTGGAATGTCTTCTTCGTCAACGTCCTATCAGGTTCTGCAATTAACCAACTTAACGCCTTATCAAGACCAAAGGACATTCCAATGGAGCTTGCGAGGGCAATTCCTTTACAG GCTACCTTCTTTACCACCTATGTTCTGACTTCAGGATGGGCTAGTCTGTCGTCGGAAGTTATGCAACTCTTTGGCCTTATTTGGAACTTTGTAAGGAAATATATTCTGAGAATGAAAGAAGATAGCGATTTTATCCTCTCGTTTCCGTATCACACTGAACTACCAAAAGTTCTGTTGTTTGGACTATTGGGCTTCACATGCTCTGTGCTAGCACCTCTGATCTTGCCCTTTTTACTACTCTACTTCTTTCTTGCCTACATTGTGTACCGAAATCAG TTCATCAATGTTTATTGCACAAGATACGACACTGGCGGTCTATATTGGCCAATTGCGTACAATGCAACAATATTCTCTCTGGTGCTCACCCAGATCATCTGCCTTGGTGTCTTTGGCCTTAAAGAATCCCCAGTAGCTGCAGGCTTCACTGTACCTCTTATCATCATCACTCTTTTATTCAACCAGTATTGTAGAATGCGTCTTCTGCCGTTATTCGGGACTTTCCCTGCACAG GTTTTGATAGACATGGACAGAGAAGACGAGCAATCGGGCAGAATGGATGAGATTCACAAGGGCCTTCATTCCGCTTACTGTCAGTCCACCGATACGGAATCAGCCGATGACATATCTCTGGAAAGAGTTCAAGCTATCAGTACAACAGATGAAGATGGCAGCGGCAGCTCAGGTGAACCTAGCGGCAAAGAAAGCGTCGGACAACCAGTAACTGACTTGTCTCACCCGACACTGAAAGGGCTCCCCGTTGAGCGGCTATGGCGCGCGGTGAGATCACTCGGTTTCATGATCAGATTGCAGAAGAGAGGCGTATCAGCGTAA
- the LOC123087303 gene encoding CSC1-like protein RXW8 isoform X2 translates to MKVGALLTSAGINIGLCILFLSFYSVLRKQPQNVKVYFGRRIAEQHKRLRGAFILERFVPSPSWIVRSLQCTEDEILSTAGLDAVVFNRVLVFSIRIFSLAAILCLFGVLPLNYFGQDMQHERIPSASLETFTIGNMKEKSIWLWVHCVVLYIISGVACFLLYMTGAKKVYRKFKHFKGTTVDQTCRSVTYRCCLCGVSSNSFQLLPTEEQEREKPCVKNSNLNLPAEECSAAFVFFKTRYAALIVSKILQTSNPMKWVTSLAPEPKDMYWSNLWLPYKQLWIRRIATLLGSIVFMFIFLVPVTFIQGLTQLEQLQQRLPFLKGLLKGKIMTQLVTGYLPSVILQIFLYTVPPTMMLFATLEGPISHSERKKSACCKVLYFSIWNVFFVNVLSGSAINQLNALSRPKDIPMELARAIPLQATFFTTYVLTSGWASLSSEVMQLFGLIWNFVRKYILRMKEDSDFILSFPYHTELPKVLLFGLLGFTCSVLAPLILPFLLLYFFLAYIVYRNQFINVYCTRYDTGGLYWPIAYNATIFSLVLTQIICLGVFGLKESPVAAGFTVPLIIITLLFNQYCRMRLLPLFGTFPAQVLIDMDREDEQSGRMDEIHKGLHSAYCQSTDTESADDISLERVQAISTTDEDGSGSSGEPSGKESVGQPVTDLSHPTLKGLPVERLWRAVRSLGFMIRLQKRGVSA, encoded by the exons ATGAAAGTTGGTGCTCTTCTGACCTCTGCTGGAATCAACATTGGTCTCTGTATACTTTTTCTGTCATTCTATTCCGTTCTGAGAAAGCAGCCACAGAATGTTAAGGTCTATTTTGGGAGAAGGATTGCTGAGCAGCATAAGCGGCTCCGAGGGGCTTTTATTTTGGAGAGATTTGTTCCATCCCCTAGCTGGATTGTGAGAAGTCTGCAATGCACGGAAGATGAGATCCTATCTACTGCTGGGTTGGATGCAGTTGTTTTCAATAGAGTTCTAGTATTTAG CATACGCATATTCTCATTAGCTGCCATTCTTTGTTTATTTGGAGTTCTCCCCTTGAATTATTTTGGACAAGATATGCAGCATGAACGGATTCCTTCAGCATCATTGGAGACATTTACAATAGGAAATATGAAAGAGAAATCAATATG GCTCTGGGTCCATTGCGTCGTGCTGTACATCATATCTGGTGTAGCTTGCTTTCTTCTATATATG ACGGGTGCGAAGAAGGTTTATAGGAAGTTCAAGCATTTTAAGGGTACCACAGTCGATCAGACATGCAGATCCGTGACATATCGATGTTGTCTTTGTGGGGTGTCATCAAATTCGTTCCAGTTGTTGCCCACTGAAGAGCAAGAAAGGGAAAAACCTTGTGTGAAAAATTCAAACTTGAACTTACCTGCCGAG GAATGCTCTGCTGCTTTTGTATTTTTCAAAACGCGGTATGCAGCGCTAATTGTATCCAAAATTCTCCAGACATCCAATCCTATGAAATGGGTCACTAGTCTGGCCCCAGAACCTAAAGACATGTACTGGTCAAATCTTTGGTTACCGTACAAGCAGCTTTGGATTCGCCGCATAGCTACACTTCTTGGTTCTATTGTTTTTATGTTCATTTTTCTTGTACCTGTGACATTTATACAAGGTCTAACTCAGCTGGAACAGCTGCAGCAAAGGCTCCCTTTCCTGAAAGGGTTATTGAAAGG GAAAATCATGACCCAGCTAGTAACTGGATACCTTCCCAGTGTGATCTTGCAAATATTTTTATATACTGTCCCCCCGACCATGATGCTATTTGCGACACTAGAGGGACCTATTTCTCACAGTGAAAGGAAGAAAAGTGCCTGTTGTAAAGTATTATACTTCTCCATTTGGAATGTCTTCTTCGTCAACGTCCTATCAGGTTCTGCAATTAACCAACTTAACGCCTTATCAAGACCAAAGGACATTCCAATGGAGCTTGCGAGGGCAATTCCTTTACAG GCTACCTTCTTTACCACCTATGTTCTGACTTCAGGATGGGCTAGTCTGTCGTCGGAAGTTATGCAACTCTTTGGCCTTATTTGGAACTTTGTAAGGAAATATATTCTGAGAATGAAAGAAGATAGCGATTTTATCCTCTCGTTTCCGTATCACACTGAACTACCAAAAGTTCTGTTGTTTGGACTATTGGGCTTCACATGCTCTGTGCTAGCACCTCTGATCTTGCCCTTTTTACTACTCTACTTCTTTCTTGCCTACATTGTGTACCGAAATCAG TTCATCAATGTTTATTGCACAAGATACGACACTGGCGGTCTATATTGGCCAATTGCGTACAATGCAACAATATTCTCTCTGGTGCTCACCCAGATCATCTGCCTTGGTGTCTTTGGCCTTAAAGAATCCCCAGTAGCTGCAGGCTTCACTGTACCTCTTATCATCATCACTCTTTTATTCAACCAGTATTGTAGAATGCGTCTTCTGCCGTTATTCGGGACTTTCCCTGCACAG GTTTTGATAGACATGGACAGAGAAGACGAGCAATCGGGCAGAATGGATGAGATTCACAAGGGCCTTCATTCCGCTTACTGTCAGTCCACCGATACGGAATCAGCCGATGACATATCTCTGGAAAGAGTTCAAGCTATCAGTACAACAGATGAAGATGGCAGCGGCAGCTCAGGTGAACCTAGCGGCAAAGAAAGCGTCGGACAACCAGTAACTGACTTGTCTCACCCGACACTGAAAGGGCTCCCCGTTGAGCGGCTATGGCGCGCGGTGAGATCACTCGGTTTCATGATCAGATTGCAGAAGAGAGGCGTATCAGCGTAA